One part of the Marinobacter sp. M3C genome encodes these proteins:
- a CDS encoding molybdopterin cofactor-binding domain-containing protein → MSSAPSNRTTTTKQYIGTRQDRLEDDALLRGQGKYGDDVPTPPGTLHAAIVRSPYPHARLKSVDPSRALAMKGVHGVLTGEDVRRWAMPFPVGVRQPMEHWCVAVDKVRYVGEPVAVVIADNRYLAEDALTGVDVEYETLSVAIDTELAIESDAPVLHEEVGGNVVSDRKFRYGDPETAFAEADRHVSIKVRFPRSSCMPIECYVVLAQFDSATTAFDITANFQGPYALHSVMCRALKVPANRLRLRTPPDSGGSFGIKQGVFPYVVMMGLAARKVGAPVKWVEDRLEHLQGASSATNRVSTIEAAVTNEGRVTALRLDQLDDCGAYLRAPEPATLYRMHGNLTGAYAIRNLAVRNRIVMTNKTPTGLNRGFGGPQVYFALERLMQCVAVELGLNPLDVIRANLVPSGVFPYQSAAGSLLDSGDYPAGVEKGVKEGGLDELLKRRDEARQQGRLYGIGFTVAVEPSISNMGYITMAFTPEERRRAGPKNGAVSTATITVDPLGSISVHVSSTPQGQGHKTVVAQVVAETLGVSMDAINVNVELDTGKDAWSIASGNYSSRFSGAVAGAVYKAALKIRERLANMAAEQWGVASDQVRFAESRIFVEGAAEHSASFHRIAGAAHWSPATTPESEPGGLRETAFWTPPELKAPEDDELINSSLCYGFIFDYCGVEVDTITGAVRIDRYVTLHDAGRMLNPKIVDGQIRGGFAQALGAALMEEFSYGDDGSFQSGTLADYLIPTSVEVPEPVILHMETPSPYTPLGAKGVGEGNNMSTPVCIANAVADAIGVKDIELPLTPSKVRTLIGITEPPRPSWMSETEAEVPSSGGSKLRAKDSVELPGNSREVFDALLDPEALAAIIPGCHGLELTGENQYRADVTVGVGMIRARFDARVALYDLDPPRSLKLRGSGKSAMGSAEAIAKVILTDLEGNRTRLEYDYEASVGGKIASVGGRMLQSASKMIIGQVFSRFSQRMGGGTPRFMSLQQLWQRIKALFTGKGDQS, encoded by the coding sequence ATGAGTTCGGCCCCGTCAAACAGAACAACAACTACGAAACAATACATCGGCACACGCCAGGATAGACTCGAAGATGATGCCTTGTTGCGTGGCCAGGGTAAATATGGCGACGATGTTCCAACGCCGCCGGGCACGCTGCATGCTGCAATCGTAAGGTCGCCCTATCCACATGCCCGGCTGAAATCAGTGGATCCGTCTCGGGCCTTGGCGATGAAAGGCGTGCACGGCGTGCTGACCGGGGAAGATGTCAGGCGGTGGGCAATGCCGTTTCCGGTTGGCGTGAGACAGCCGATGGAGCACTGGTGTGTGGCAGTGGACAAGGTGCGTTACGTGGGCGAGCCCGTGGCGGTTGTCATTGCCGATAATCGCTATCTCGCTGAAGATGCGCTCACGGGCGTCGATGTTGAGTATGAAACGCTTTCGGTCGCAATCGACACCGAGCTGGCAATCGAGTCCGATGCGCCGGTACTTCATGAAGAGGTTGGCGGAAACGTTGTCAGTGATCGCAAATTTCGTTACGGAGATCCAGAAACCGCCTTTGCTGAAGCTGACCGGCACGTTTCAATCAAGGTCCGCTTTCCCCGCAGTTCGTGTATGCCAATTGAGTGCTACGTCGTGCTCGCTCAATTTGATTCGGCCACCACAGCATTTGATATTACCGCCAATTTTCAGGGGCCCTATGCGCTTCATTCGGTTATGTGTCGGGCGCTTAAGGTGCCAGCGAATCGTTTACGGCTGCGCACTCCACCTGATTCTGGCGGTAGCTTTGGAATAAAACAGGGCGTGTTTCCCTATGTTGTGATGATGGGGCTTGCCGCTCGAAAAGTCGGAGCGCCAGTTAAATGGGTCGAAGACCGCCTGGAACATCTCCAGGGCGCATCTTCAGCAACCAATCGAGTTAGTACAATTGAGGCTGCAGTCACTAACGAGGGGCGGGTAACGGCGCTCCGGTTAGACCAGCTGGATGACTGCGGAGCATACCTCCGGGCGCCGGAGCCAGCGACCCTCTATCGAATGCATGGCAATCTCACTGGTGCATACGCGATTCGTAACCTTGCCGTTCGCAACCGCATTGTCATGACCAACAAGACGCCCACTGGGCTCAACCGGGGCTTCGGTGGGCCGCAAGTGTATTTCGCACTAGAAAGGCTGATGCAGTGCGTAGCCGTCGAGCTAGGCCTGAACCCTCTTGATGTAATTCGGGCCAACCTGGTTCCAAGCGGGGTCTTTCCTTATCAGTCGGCGGCTGGCTCTCTGCTGGATTCAGGGGATTACCCGGCGGGTGTGGAAAAAGGTGTTAAGGAAGGAGGGCTGGATGAGCTCCTGAAGCGTCGTGACGAGGCTCGTCAACAGGGCCGGCTTTATGGCATTGGTTTTACTGTAGCGGTCGAGCCTTCTATCTCGAATATGGGATACATCACCATGGCGTTCACTCCAGAGGAGCGCCGGCGAGCCGGCCCGAAGAATGGAGCCGTCAGCACCGCAACGATAACCGTCGACCCGCTTGGCAGTATCAGCGTACATGTTTCCTCCACACCTCAAGGGCAGGGCCACAAAACTGTCGTCGCACAGGTGGTAGCGGAAACGTTGGGCGTTTCGATGGACGCTATTAATGTCAATGTGGAATTGGATACAGGAAAGGATGCTTGGTCGATCGCGTCCGGAAACTACTCTAGCCGATTTTCGGGAGCTGTGGCTGGGGCTGTCTACAAGGCGGCTCTTAAAATTCGCGAAAGATTGGCGAATATGGCTGCTGAACAGTGGGGAGTAGCGAGCGACCAAGTTCGTTTTGCAGAGAGTCGGATTTTTGTTGAAGGCGCAGCGGAACACTCCGCCTCGTTTCATCGAATTGCAGGTGCGGCTCATTGGTCGCCAGCCACGACACCAGAAAGTGAGCCGGGTGGCCTGAGGGAAACGGCGTTCTGGACGCCGCCGGAGCTGAAGGCTCCGGAAGATGATGAGCTGATAAATAGCTCACTGTGTTATGGCTTTATATTTGATTACTGCGGCGTGGAAGTTGACACGATTACCGGTGCTGTGCGGATTGACCGTTACGTCACGCTGCACGATGCGGGCCGCATGCTGAATCCGAAAATAGTGGATGGCCAGATTCGCGGTGGATTTGCCCAGGCTCTGGGCGCCGCACTGATGGAAGAGTTCTCCTACGGTGACGATGGCAGCTTTCAATCCGGTACCTTGGCTGATTACCTGATCCCCACGAGCGTTGAAGTCCCAGAGCCTGTCATCCTGCACATGGAGACGCCATCTCCCTATACCCCCCTGGGAGCAAAAGGGGTTGGTGAAGGTAATAACATGAGCACACCGGTTTGCATCGCCAATGCGGTGGCAGATGCGATCGGAGTCAAAGACATAGAGCTACCTTTGACACCCTCAAAAGTCCGCACCCTTATCGGTATTACTGAGCCCCCCCGGCCGTCGTGGATGAGCGAGACAGAAGCGGAGGTACCCTCTTCAGGTGGCTCCAAACTCAGAGCAAAGGACTCGGTAGAACTGCCCGGTAATTCCCGTGAGGTATTCGATGCACTGCTGGATCCGGAAGCCTTGGCCGCCATCATTCCCGGCTGCCATGGTCTTGAGTTAACCGGCGAGAATCAGTACCGGGCTGATGTCACCGTTGGGGTTGGTATGATTCGCGCCCGTTTTGATGCTCGAGTCGCCCTCTATGACCTGGACCCTCCGCGCAGCCTTAAATTGCGCGGTTCGGGAAAGAGTGCGATGGGGTCAGCAGAAGCCATCGCGAAGGTCATCCTTACCGACCTTGAAGGTAACAGGACGCGACTGGAATACGATTACGAGGCTTCAGTGGGTGGGAAAATAGCCTCTGTTGGTGGCCGCATGCTACAGAGCGCTTCAAAAATGATCATTGGTCAGGTTTTCTCGCGATTCTCCCAGCGTATGGGCGGTGGCACCCCTCGCTTTATGTCCCTTCAGCAATTATGGCAACGAATTAAAGCGCTGTTTACTGGGAAGGGGGATCAGTCATGA
- a CDS encoding XdhC family protein — protein sequence MDSLENLITNFISYREDGQRVALVTLIGNTGSSPRPLGTQMVVSEDGRSVGYLTGGCAESVIVSEAVAAIGAGHNRQIRLGVGSPYIDIQLPCGAGIDLYIDVGLCDEKVQQIESSLQSRSPVALDTSMTTGKHQVVLDSAQALATGVFRRWYLPRRRLLIMGKGPNTTALASLGTASDYEVEVFSPDRNTLEACSREGITTGVLKNLQSPDFPPVDTGTAAVLLFHEHDWEPSILKTLLTSECFYIGALGSQKTHEQRIVQLQSLGLGQVSGRIHGPVGMEIQAKTPIEIAISILAEITLTYRSTCSGQLIPDSILSFSSATTGGIPALKV from the coding sequence ATGGACTCCCTTGAGAACTTGATAACAAACTTCATTTCTTACCGGGAAGATGGCCAACGAGTCGCGCTGGTGACTTTGATTGGCAATACCGGTTCCTCACCACGGCCGCTCGGAACTCAGATGGTAGTTTCGGAGGATGGGCGTTCAGTTGGCTATCTGACGGGTGGTTGCGCAGAATCGGTCATCGTCTCGGAAGCGGTTGCCGCTATCGGAGCCGGCCATAATCGCCAGATCCGTCTGGGTGTTGGCTCACCCTACATCGATATTCAACTGCCTTGTGGCGCCGGCATCGACCTTTATATAGACGTAGGTCTATGCGACGAAAAGGTGCAGCAGATAGAGTCAAGCCTGCAGTCCCGCTCTCCGGTCGCTCTAGACACATCTATGACAACCGGGAAACACCAGGTAGTGCTGGATTCGGCCCAGGCGTTGGCAACTGGGGTGTTCAGGCGTTGGTATCTGCCTCGCCGCCGCCTGCTAATTATGGGGAAAGGCCCAAATACTACTGCACTTGCCAGCCTTGGCACTGCATCGGACTATGAAGTAGAGGTGTTCTCACCGGATCGAAATACACTAGAGGCCTGTTCTCGCGAAGGTATTACCACCGGTGTATTGAAGAACCTTCAATCTCCTGACTTTCCACCAGTTGATACTGGCACTGCAGCCGTTTTGCTATTCCACGAGCATGATTGGGAGCCGTCTATTCTCAAGACACTGCTGACATCAGAATGCTTTTACATCGGTGCACTAGGGAGCCAAAAAACACATGAACAGCGCATTGTCCAGCTTCAATCTTTAGGTCTCGGGCAAGTTTCTGGCAGAATACATGGTCCAGTAGGCATGGAAATACAAGCGAAGACACCGATTGAAATTGCCATATCCATTCTTGCAGAAATCACGCTGACTTATCGATCCACTTGTAGTGGTCAACTAATCCCGGACAGTATTTTAAGTTTTTCTTCGGCGACCACAGGCGGCATACCGGCGTTAAAAGTGTGA
- a CDS encoding reverse transcriptase domain-containing protein, with amino-acid sequence MTDLNTRTPSGDDVIQRMDMKPAFSEDLLGQALQPENLQAAWKRVRANKGAAGIDGMTVDEFPAWARYGRWKEVVEELETGLYYPFPVRRVEIDKPDGGKRQLGIPTVTDRVIQQAIAQILTPIFDPDFSNNSFGFRPNRNGQQAVKQVQGIIKTGRRFSVDVDLSKFFDRVNHDLLMTYLGYKVKDKRLLKLIKRYLRAGVIDNQLYSESHEGVLLKVGLFRHYWRTSCSTH; translated from the coding sequence ATGACAGACTTGAACACACGAACACCGTCCGGTGATGACGTGATTCAGCGTATGGATATGAAGCCAGCCTTTAGCGAAGATCTACTCGGACAAGCGTTGCAACCTGAAAACCTTCAGGCGGCATGGAAACGCGTTCGAGCCAATAAAGGGGCGGCTGGCATCGACGGGATGACCGTTGATGAGTTCCCCGCTTGGGCAAGGTATGGCCGTTGGAAAGAGGTCGTTGAGGAACTGGAAACAGGTCTCTATTATCCCTTTCCGGTCAGACGTGTTGAAATAGATAAACCTGATGGCGGCAAACGCCAATTAGGGATACCCACGGTCACTGATCGTGTTATTCAGCAAGCCATTGCCCAAATACTAACTCCTATCTTCGATCCAGACTTCTCGAACAATAGCTTCGGGTTTCGTCCAAATCGTAATGGGCAGCAAGCGGTTAAGCAGGTTCAAGGCATCATCAAAACGGGTCGCCGTTTTTCTGTTGATGTTGATCTGTCTAAGTTCTTTGATCGAGTTAACCATGATTTACTGATGACGTACCTTGGCTACAAAGTGAAGGATAAACGGCTTCTTAAATTGATTAAGCGTTATCTCCGAGCTGGGGTTATCGATAACCAGCTCTATAGTGAAAGTCATGAGGGGGTGCTCCTCAAGGTGGGCCTCTTTCGCCACTATTGGCGAACATCATGCTCGACCCACTAG